A window of the Kosakonia radicincitans DSM 16656 genome harbors these coding sequences:
- a CDS encoding DUF1737 domain-containing protein: MINPEIKNKGHEPPDGLPRYRLLTGKDDAKFCHRVSEALALGYQLYGSPAATFNGQDVIVAQAIIWPEVQPDQAS, translated from the coding sequence ATGATCAATCCAGAAATAAAAAATAAGGGCCATGAACCTCCGGATGGTCTTCCTCGTTACCGTCTCCTGACAGGTAAGGATGACGCTAAATTTTGTCATCGGGTTTCAGAAGCGCTGGCGCTTGGTTATCAACTGTATGGTTCCCCCGCCGCGACGTTTAATGGGCAGGATGTGATTGTTGCACAGGCTATTATATGGCCTGAGGTGCAGCCGGATCAGGCTTCGTAG
- a CDS encoding ATP-binding protein, with amino-acid sequence MKKFWPRSLLARNSVLLILLVTLTQFTTLAVFLVFIQKPRVNDAASLIASQIVMLDKLLAAVPARDRDRYVQAVQGVAQPPQHSIEIPTLGLAGFYRRYYLKVFLDSLHQQLPAGIQLRWEQAPGKKLWVKVNTAGQPYWIALAVEPSDHLSGLISAILLSVVLSLMALFTAYALQRRINRPLTSLARAATDVGKGGWPRPLSPEGPTEIKTVSLTFNHMLDGLAEMENTRAQMLAGISHDLRTPLTKLRLSLAMREQGKSTQDDFGRYFDDVDNILQQFIDYARGSATELTQPGDINQIITELTHDFTGLGQNFSLNLAPLPVFLFRPVSVMRLLTNLMQNAAKYGRTGLEVASWREQNVAKIAVRDRGPGVSEQDLLLIIKPFHRGAGTAARHNGSGLGLAIAHQIARQHGGDLSVNSRAGGGLEVMVTLPLV; translated from the coding sequence GTGAAAAAATTCTGGCCTCGCTCACTGCTGGCACGCAACAGTGTCCTATTGATATTGCTGGTCACATTGACGCAATTCACCACGCTGGCGGTGTTTCTGGTTTTTATCCAGAAACCCCGGGTCAATGACGCCGCCTCGCTGATTGCCTCGCAGATCGTAATGCTCGATAAGCTGCTGGCAGCGGTGCCAGCCAGGGATCGTGATCGCTATGTGCAGGCGGTGCAGGGCGTTGCTCAGCCACCACAGCATTCCATAGAAATACCCACGCTGGGACTGGCTGGGTTCTATCGTCGTTATTATCTGAAAGTCTTTCTTGATAGTCTGCATCAGCAACTTCCGGCGGGCATTCAGTTGCGCTGGGAGCAGGCACCCGGAAAAAAATTATGGGTGAAGGTGAACACCGCCGGGCAGCCGTACTGGATTGCGCTGGCCGTGGAGCCTTCGGACCATCTTTCTGGCCTGATAAGCGCGATTTTGCTGTCAGTCGTTTTGTCCCTGATGGCATTGTTCACCGCTTATGCCCTGCAACGGCGCATCAACCGGCCACTGACATCACTGGCTCGGGCCGCAACTGACGTCGGAAAGGGAGGATGGCCGCGTCCCTTATCGCCAGAAGGGCCGACTGAAATCAAGACGGTCAGCCTGACATTTAATCACATGCTGGATGGTCTGGCTGAGATGGAGAATACCCGGGCGCAGATGCTGGCCGGTATTTCTCACGATCTGCGAACGCCACTGACCAAGCTGAGGCTGTCGCTGGCAATGCGTGAGCAGGGGAAATCCACCCAGGATGATTTTGGTCGTTATTTTGATGACGTTGATAACATTCTTCAGCAATTTATTGATTATGCCCGTGGCAGTGCAACGGAGTTAACTCAGCCCGGTGACATCAACCAGATAATTACCGAGCTGACACATGATTTTACCGGGCTGGGACAGAACTTTAGCCTGAACCTTGCCCCGCTGCCGGTGTTCCTTTTCCGCCCCGTCAGCGTGATGCGCCTGCTGACAAACCTGATGCAAAACGCAGCCAAATATGGCCGGACTGGATTAGAGGTCGCCAGCTGGCGGGAACAAAATGTCGCCAAAATTGCGGTACGCGATCGCGGTCCCGGTGTATCAGAGCAGGATTTATTGCTGATTATCAAGCCCTTTCATCGCGGAGCTGGTACTGCCGCCCGGCATAACGGTTCCGGGCTGGGATTAGCCATCGCGCACCAGATTGCCCGGCAGCATGGCGGGGATCTCAGCGTCAACAGCCGGGCAGGCGGCGGGCTGGAGGTGATGGTTACGCTGCCTTTAGTCTGA